The Amycolatopsis mongoliensis genome includes a window with the following:
- a CDS encoding DNRLRE domain-containing protein, which produces MGSRRSSLPARTGVLAVTAALLLAGTALPASATEYTSIQSTSWSFIDSAQPEKSFVDPAGDAPIGAKVDHGKKHVSKSYFTFDLSGLRGAKVLSAELSGKETAVADCSAPRGTELWVTAPAKKAPTWNDQPRELTKLAGPGSLDVCPSDYLDWDAGPVLQQAIDAGRPSLTLVLRLPDSQQYNPRFGRTYRPLLYVSLEKNQPPTTPTALKTGTHACAETPLVRHGGAAMSATVSDPDDNSFTAEFAWWPVDHPDQRATGIDYVYGSGAYFDPDAQLADGVTYAWQVRAKDSLATSAWSETCRFTTDFTPPATAPVITSTDYVYEVPGKGGVGIPGDFTLDAGGDTAIVGFQWQAGYTDSGYVAADRPGGKATVRYTPRDDGPMSMSAYGLDAAGNHGPSGDYRFFVARNGPSMTCTPARAFLGETRQCTFAPHGTDGATAYVYQIDGGPEVTLPAGPDGTATITVTPTDATKSYRVSVRARMTNGNLSGPGGGQLDIDRGAPTVDVPADAMVGKPVVLTLHAVLPGSASFTYDWDYGEPATVPVGPDGTAQVTVVPDRPYYHTVQVYTTTAAGLVSATNEESVMVGSDAPSITSTDFPECCEGGYVTTPGTFTFSSALPGVVSYTYSYLGAAPVTVPAGPDGTASVTLTPLSTDTQYLDVTSKSADGWVSQPGYYRFYPKSAAPPLVCDATGNLRPGQLVHCTLTPVQPGLASYGYDITADGETGPDVEVRPGADGTGAFEFTAPATDTKIWLYVDAWSVNAAGQRTDTSYTSYYVDPNAAASRKTNAV; this is translated from the coding sequence TTGGGCTCTCGAAGATCGTCCCTGCCCGCCAGAACGGGCGTCCTCGCCGTCACCGCGGCGCTGCTGCTCGCCGGGACGGCGCTGCCGGCTTCGGCCACGGAGTACACGTCGATCCAGTCGACGTCGTGGTCGTTCATCGACTCGGCCCAGCCGGAGAAGAGCTTCGTCGACCCGGCCGGCGACGCGCCGATCGGCGCGAAGGTCGACCACGGCAAGAAGCACGTTTCGAAGTCCTACTTCACTTTCGACCTCTCCGGGCTGCGCGGCGCCAAGGTGCTTTCCGCGGAGCTGTCCGGCAAGGAGACGGCGGTCGCCGACTGCTCGGCGCCCCGGGGCACCGAGCTGTGGGTCACGGCACCGGCGAAGAAGGCACCGACCTGGAACGACCAGCCTCGCGAGCTGACCAAGCTGGCCGGCCCGGGCAGTCTCGACGTCTGCCCGTCGGACTACCTGGACTGGGACGCCGGACCGGTGCTGCAGCAGGCGATCGACGCCGGCCGGCCGTCGCTGACGCTGGTGCTGCGCCTGCCGGACAGCCAGCAGTACAACCCGCGGTTCGGCCGCACGTACCGGCCGCTGCTCTACGTGAGCCTGGAGAAGAACCAGCCGCCGACGACGCCGACCGCGCTGAAGACCGGCACGCACGCCTGCGCGGAGACACCGCTCGTCCGCCACGGCGGCGCCGCGATGTCGGCCACCGTCAGCGATCCGGACGACAACAGCTTCACGGCCGAGTTCGCCTGGTGGCCGGTGGACCACCCCGACCAGCGCGCGACCGGCATCGACTACGTCTACGGCTCCGGCGCGTACTTCGACCCCGACGCACAGCTCGCCGACGGCGTCACCTACGCGTGGCAGGTCCGTGCGAAGGACTCGCTGGCCACGAGCGCGTGGAGCGAGACCTGCCGGTTCACCACGGACTTCACCCCGCCGGCCACGGCACCGGTGATCACCTCGACCGACTACGTCTACGAGGTGCCCGGCAAGGGCGGCGTCGGCATCCCCGGCGACTTCACCCTCGACGCGGGCGGTGACACCGCGATCGTCGGCTTCCAGTGGCAGGCCGGCTACACCGACAGCGGCTACGTCGCGGCCGACCGGCCCGGCGGCAAGGCCACCGTCCGGTACACCCCGCGCGACGACGGCCCGATGAGCATGTCCGCGTACGGCCTCGACGCCGCCGGGAACCACGGGCCGTCGGGCGACTACCGGTTCTTCGTGGCCCGCAACGGTCCCTCGATGACGTGTACCCCGGCCCGGGCCTTCCTGGGCGAGACCCGGCAGTGCACGTTCGCCCCGCACGGCACCGACGGCGCGACCGCCTACGTCTACCAGATCGACGGCGGGCCGGAGGTCACCCTGCCCGCGGGCCCGGACGGCACGGCCACGATCACCGTCACGCCGACCGACGCCACGAAGTCCTACCGCGTCAGCGTGCGGGCCCGGATGACCAACGGGAACCTGTCCGGCCCGGGTGGCGGGCAGCTCGACATCGACCGGGGCGCGCCCACGGTCGACGTGCCGGCCGACGCCATGGTCGGCAAGCCGGTCGTCCTGACGCTGCACGCCGTCCTGCCGGGGTCGGCGTCGTTCACCTACGACTGGGACTACGGCGAGCCGGCGACCGTCCCGGTGGGACCGGACGGCACGGCACAGGTCACCGTGGTGCCGGACCGGCCGTACTACCACACGGTCCAGGTGTACACGACGACCGCGGCCGGGCTCGTGTCGGCGACGAACGAGGAGAGCGTCATGGTCGGCTCGGACGCGCCCTCCATCACGAGCACCGACTTCCCCGAGTGCTGCGAAGGCGGCTACGTCACCACGCCGGGCACGTTCACGTTCTCGTCGGCGCTTCCCGGCGTCGTGAGCTACACGTACTCGTACCTCGGGGCGGCGCCGGTCACGGTGCCCGCGGGGCCGGACGGCACGGCGAGCGTCACCCTGACGCCGCTCAGCACCGACACGCAGTACCTCGACGTGACGAGCAAGTCCGCCGACGGATGGGTGTCACAGCCGGGCTACTACCGCTTCTACCCGAAGTCGGCCGCCCCGCCGCTCGTCTGTGACGCGACGGGCAACCTGCGGCCCGGCCAGCTGGTCCACTGCACGCTGACGCCGGTCCAGCCGGGGTTGGCCTCGTACGGCTACGACATCACGGCCGACGGCGAGACGGGGCCGGACGTGGAGGTCCGGCCGGGCGCGGACGGCACGGGGGCGTTCGAGTTCACCGCACCGGCGACCGACACGAAGATCTGGCTGTACGTGGACGCGTGGAGCGTCAACGCGGCCGGTCAGCGCACGGACACGTCGTACACGAGCTACTACGTCGATCCGAACGCGGCGGCGAGCCGGAAGACGAACGCCGTCTGA
- a CDS encoding ABC transporter permease: MSSATLTKTPDRAKVTAWLQNYGVYLAVVVLLLFNIVFTENFLSAANFRTQLVQAAPVCIVALGMALVIGTEGIDLSVGSVMSIAAALIPLYLGAGPLMAIVVAVIAGVVSGLFSGYLVAYLGIQPIIATLALLVGGRGLALVIAHGQLVQLHNQDFLELGTGDFLGVPIMVIVAGVLAVLAGLVVQRTTFGRHLVAVGGNRAASTLAGLPVKRVLISVYVISGALAAVAGVLATSRLAASDPSDVGLLMELSAITAVVVGGTPLTGGRVRVLGTVFGALLMQLVQATLIKHNLPDSTAQMVQAAIIVVAVYVARERSSR, from the coding sequence ATGTCTAGCGCCACCCTCACGAAGACCCCGGACCGCGCGAAAGTCACGGCGTGGCTGCAGAACTACGGCGTCTACCTGGCCGTGGTCGTGCTGCTGCTGTTCAACATCGTGTTCACCGAGAACTTCCTGTCCGCGGCCAACTTCCGCACCCAGCTGGTGCAGGCGGCGCCGGTCTGCATCGTCGCGCTCGGCATGGCGCTGGTGATCGGCACCGAGGGCATCGACCTGTCGGTCGGCTCGGTGATGTCGATCGCCGCCGCGCTCATCCCGCTCTACCTCGGCGCAGGGCCGCTGATGGCGATCGTCGTCGCGGTCATCGCGGGCGTGGTCTCCGGTTTGTTCAGCGGGTACTTGGTGGCGTACCTGGGGATCCAGCCGATCATCGCGACGCTGGCGCTGCTGGTCGGCGGGCGGGGCCTCGCCCTGGTCATCGCCCACGGCCAGCTCGTCCAGCTGCACAACCAGGACTTCCTGGAGCTGGGCACCGGCGACTTCCTGGGCGTGCCGATCATGGTCATCGTCGCGGGCGTGCTCGCGGTGCTGGCCGGGCTGGTCGTCCAGCGCACGACGTTCGGGCGGCACCTGGTCGCCGTCGGCGGCAACCGGGCCGCGAGCACGCTGGCCGGCCTGCCGGTGAAGCGGGTGCTCATCAGCGTCTACGTCATCTCCGGGGCACTGGCCGCGGTGGCCGGCGTGCTGGCGACGTCGCGGCTGGCGGCCAGCGACCCGAGCGACGTCGGCCTGCTCATGGAGCTGTCCGCGATCACCGCGGTCGTCGTCGGCGGCACCCCGCTGACCGGTGGCCGGGTCCGCGTGCTCGGCACTGTGTTCGGCGCGCTGCTCATGCAGCTCGTCCAGGCGACCCTGATCAAGCACAACCTGCCGGACTCCACCGCGCAGATGGTCCAGGCGGCCATCATCGTCGTCGCGGTCTACGTCGCGCGCGAGCGGAGCAGCCGATGA
- a CDS encoding sugar ABC transporter ATP-binding protein, protein MTAATEEDVAMTTAPVLEVAGVTKRFPGTLALDDVSFALRPSEVHALVGENGAGKSTLIKVLTGVYQPDEGEVRHLGEPVTFKRPIDAQRAGISTIYQEVNLVPLMSIAGNVFLGREPRTKAGLVDWPRMYADARELLKGYGIDDDVKRPLHTLGVGAQQMVALARAVSTDAKVVIMDEPTSSLEPREVETLFEVLNRLHAEGIAIVYVSHRMDELYRVCESVTVLRDGRVVHSGPLASLPRIELVSKMLGREIKQIREEGVTAFGEEHDVEREPLLKAENLSGMRKLHDVSVSIRPGEVVGLAGLLGSGRSETARAIVGAFPLDGGSVLLAGKPLKKGKIAAAMRAGIALLAEDRKTDGIIPNLSVRENIVLAALPTLSPFGLVSKAKQDKVVKIFMDRLRIKAASPEQKVSELSGGNQQKVLLARWLATGPKILLLDEPTRGIDVGAKAEVQALIDELAQEGLGVLLISSELEELIDGSDRVVVLRDGSVVGELTGDRITEENVLTAIAAEGDNDV, encoded by the coding sequence ATGACGGCAGCCACCGAAGAGGACGTCGCCATGACGACCGCACCGGTGCTCGAGGTGGCCGGGGTGACCAAGCGGTTCCCCGGCACCCTCGCGCTCGACGACGTGAGCTTCGCGCTGCGACCGAGCGAGGTGCACGCGCTGGTCGGCGAGAACGGCGCGGGCAAGTCCACGCTGATCAAGGTGCTCACCGGCGTCTACCAGCCCGACGAGGGCGAGGTGCGCCACCTCGGCGAGCCGGTGACGTTCAAGCGGCCGATCGACGCGCAGCGGGCCGGGATCTCCACGATCTACCAGGAGGTCAACCTCGTCCCGCTGATGAGCATCGCCGGCAACGTCTTCCTCGGCCGCGAACCGCGCACGAAGGCCGGTCTCGTCGACTGGCCCAGGATGTACGCCGACGCCCGCGAGCTGCTCAAGGGCTACGGCATCGACGACGACGTCAAGCGCCCGCTGCACACGCTCGGCGTCGGCGCGCAGCAGATGGTCGCGCTCGCCCGCGCGGTCTCGACCGACGCCAAGGTCGTCATCATGGACGAACCGACGTCGTCGCTCGAGCCGCGCGAGGTCGAGACGCTCTTCGAGGTGCTGAACCGGCTGCACGCCGAGGGCATCGCGATCGTCTACGTCAGCCACCGGATGGACGAGCTGTACCGGGTCTGCGAAAGCGTCACCGTGCTGCGCGACGGCCGGGTCGTCCACAGTGGACCGCTGGCCTCCCTGCCGCGCATCGAGCTCGTGTCCAAGATGCTCGGCCGCGAGATCAAGCAGATCCGCGAAGAGGGCGTCACCGCATTCGGCGAGGAACACGACGTCGAGCGCGAACCGCTGCTCAAGGCGGAGAACCTGTCCGGCATGCGGAAGCTCCACGACGTCTCGGTGAGCATCCGGCCCGGCGAGGTCGTCGGCCTCGCCGGGCTGCTCGGCTCCGGCCGCAGCGAAACGGCGCGGGCCATCGTCGGCGCGTTCCCCCTCGACGGCGGAAGCGTGCTGCTCGCGGGCAAACCGCTCAAGAAGGGCAAGATCGCCGCGGCCATGCGGGCCGGGATCGCGCTGCTGGCCGAGGACCGCAAGACCGACGGGATCATCCCGAACCTGTCGGTCCGCGAGAACATCGTGCTGGCCGCGCTGCCGACGCTCTCGCCGTTCGGCCTGGTCAGCAAGGCCAAGCAGGACAAGGTCGTCAAGATCTTCATGGACCGCCTGCGGATCAAGGCGGCCAGCCCAGAGCAGAAGGTGTCCGAGCTGTCGGGCGGCAACCAGCAGAAGGTGCTGCTCGCCCGCTGGCTGGCCACCGGCCCGAAGATCCTGCTGCTCGACGAGCCGACCCGCGGCATCGACGTCGGCGCCAAGGCCGAGGTCCAGGCGCTGATCGACGAGCTCGCGCAGGAAGGACTCGGCGTGCTGCTCATCTCGTCCGAGCTGGAAGAGCTGATCGACGGCTCCGACCGCGTGGTCGTGCTGCGCGACGGCTCGGTCGTCGGCGAGCTGACCGGCGACCGCATCACCGAGGAGAACGTCCTGACCGCGATCGCAGCCGAGGGTGACAACGATGTCTAG
- a CDS encoding ABC transporter permease: MSATTTEPAARNAAFAGVLQRQGAAVVLVLGLAASWFAFPHFGTADNLRSLVLQGSFLAVIALGMTFVIISGGIDLSVGSNYALGGVLAAYGAQYGLVVAILLPLAVCSLIGLVNGVLIARTGMAPFIVTLASLLFARGLLLALTSEGATTYKVDPGSAFLWLGQGTIFGIGVPVYLTLVLFALGGLLLRRTRFGQSVFAIGGAEQSALLMGLPVARTKISLYTLSGALAGFAGVLTAAYLQSGVTVIGVGTELDAISVVVIGGTLLTGGAGTIIGTLVGVLLRTLIQNVINQIGTLDSNYQTVVSGAFLLVVVVIQRLLARSRTR, encoded by the coding sequence ATGAGCGCCACCACCACCGAACCCGCCGCGCGCAACGCCGCGTTCGCGGGCGTCCTGCAGCGCCAGGGCGCGGCCGTCGTGCTCGTGCTCGGCCTCGCCGCGTCGTGGTTCGCGTTCCCGCACTTCGGCACCGCGGACAACCTCCGCAGCCTCGTCCTGCAGGGCTCGTTCCTCGCGGTGATCGCGCTGGGCATGACGTTCGTGATCATCTCCGGCGGCATCGACCTCTCGGTCGGCTCGAACTACGCGCTCGGCGGCGTCCTCGCCGCGTACGGCGCGCAGTACGGGCTCGTCGTCGCGATCCTGTTGCCGCTGGCGGTGTGTTCGCTGATCGGGCTCGTCAACGGCGTGCTCATCGCGCGCACCGGGATGGCCCCGTTCATCGTCACGCTCGCTTCCCTGCTGTTCGCCCGGGGCCTGTTGCTGGCACTGACCTCCGAAGGTGCGACGACGTACAAAGTGGACCCGGGCTCGGCGTTCCTCTGGCTCGGCCAGGGCACGATCTTCGGCATCGGCGTCCCGGTGTACTTGACGCTGGTGCTCTTCGCGCTCGGCGGACTTCTGTTGCGCCGCACGCGGTTCGGCCAGTCGGTGTTCGCCATCGGCGGTGCCGAGCAGTCCGCGCTGCTGATGGGTCTTCCGGTGGCCCGCACCAAGATCAGCCTCTACACGCTCAGCGGCGCGCTCGCCGGGTTCGCCGGCGTCCTCACCGCCGCGTACCTGCAGTCCGGCGTCACGGTGATCGGCGTCGGCACCGAGCTCGACGCGATTTCGGTCGTCGTCATCGGTGGCACGCTGCTCACCGGCGGCGCCGGGACGATCATCGGCACGCTCGTCGGCGTGCTGCTGCGCACGCTGATCCAGAACGTCATCAACCAGATCGGCACCCTCGACTCCAACTACCAGACGGTGGTGAGCGGGGCCTTCCTGCTCGTCGTCGTGGTGATCCAGCGCCTGCTGGCGCGTTCCCGAACCCGCTGA
- a CDS encoding Rossmann-fold NAD(P)-binding domain-containing protein, with translation MRVVLFGATGMVGQGVLRECLLDERVEAVLAVGRSPVGTEHPKLTELLCEDLFTLEPITGYDTCFYCLGVSSVGVAPEEYERITYQLTLSVAGKLPEGSTFVYVSGAGTDSTERGRVRWARVKGATENALAKLPLRTFSFRPGYIQPLHGITSKTRLYRTLYRVATPLYPVLRRLFPGFVTTNQELGLAMLEVAGNGYEKPVLENSDIVTAAARRARPAGS, from the coding sequence GTGAGGGTCGTCCTCTTCGGTGCGACCGGCATGGTCGGGCAGGGCGTGCTGCGCGAGTGCCTGCTCGACGAGCGCGTCGAGGCGGTGCTGGCGGTCGGCCGCTCCCCCGTCGGCACCGAGCACCCGAAGCTCACCGAGCTGCTGTGCGAAGACCTCTTCACCCTCGAGCCGATCACCGGCTACGACACGTGCTTCTACTGCCTCGGCGTGTCGTCGGTGGGCGTGGCACCGGAGGAGTACGAGCGGATCACCTACCAGCTGACCCTTTCGGTGGCCGGGAAGCTGCCCGAGGGCAGCACGTTCGTCTACGTCTCGGGCGCGGGCACCGACAGCACCGAACGCGGCCGGGTGCGCTGGGCGCGCGTCAAGGGCGCCACGGAGAACGCACTGGCGAAGCTGCCGCTGCGGACGTTCTCCTTCCGCCCCGGCTACATCCAGCCCCTGCACGGGATCACGTCGAAGACCCGGCTGTACCGGACGCTCTACCGCGTCGCGACGCCGCTGTACCCGGTGCTGCGGCGGCTGTTCCCCGGCTTCGTCACGACCAACCAGGAGCTGGGTCTGGCGATGCTGGAAGTCGCCGGGAACGGTTACGAGAAGCCGGTGCTCGAGAACTCCGACATCGTCACCGCCGCCGCGCGACGAGCCCGGCCAGCAGGTTCGTGA
- a CDS encoding LamG-like jellyroll fold domain-containing protein: MFRPARKTRRWLTAAAAFAVAVAGLGTAPAASAADAPQWQRLTPPLSTPWTKDVSPTNALPDYPRPQLTRDQWQNLNGVWEFAKATPGEAAPVGKTLGERILVPYPVESALSGIMRHETNMWYRRTFEVPKNWQIGRGQRLQLHFQAVDYDATVIVNGKTVGRHTGGYDAWSVDVTDALTTKKTQEIVVGVADPNDQGGQPIGKQRQPGDGIFYTPTSGIWQTVWMEPVASAHIDRLDVTPDVASGSVTVNAVVGGPVKQRVEAVAYDHGRPVGRVSGDANKPLKLKVDRPHLWSPDDPFLYDLRVKLSGGDEVGSYFGIRSISVGKTADGKQRMLLNGKFVMQVGPLDQGFWPDGIYTAPTDAALKFDLQQEKALGFNMVRKHIKVEPDRWYYYADKLGLMVWQDMPAMKDDIEPSPASRVNYESEMRRMIDQHRSFPSIVTWVPFNEGWGDYEVGRIADEVKSWDPSRLVNAESGVNCCRSEPDSGKGDIYDDHTYTGPGTPMQTGTRAAVDGEYGGLGLKVDGHQFDPAGSFAYEMEPDSATLTRRYGELQQRLLLVAQRCGVSAGVYTQTTDVEKEVNGFFTYDRQVKKMDFAAVRAANLAVIKGATGAPVSGPSVPAGTPGIDGIAAYPFDENTGTVAADAVGDHDATLVGGASWTEGKSGSALAVNGSGQYADTGAALVNTEGSYSAAAWVKFTAVGDGFQTIVSQDGPSNSAFFLQYSGQDHRLAMSFVGTRALAPTAPEANRWYHVVGVRDAASGTLKLYVDGQLAATKSVCLGDASTGHTVIGRGKYGGGPVDYLNGAVDQVHVYDRALSDADVSALYSSGK, translated from the coding sequence ATGTTCCGCCCTGCCCGAAAAACCAGAAGATGGCTGACCGCCGCCGCCGCGTTCGCGGTCGCGGTCGCCGGTCTCGGCACCGCCCCCGCCGCGAGCGCCGCCGACGCACCCCAGTGGCAGCGGCTCACCCCGCCGCTGTCGACGCCCTGGACGAAGGACGTCTCCCCCACCAACGCCCTGCCCGACTACCCCCGGCCGCAGCTGACCCGCGACCAGTGGCAGAACCTCAACGGTGTCTGGGAGTTCGCGAAGGCGACCCCGGGTGAGGCCGCCCCGGTCGGGAAGACGCTCGGCGAGCGCATCCTGGTGCCGTACCCGGTCGAGTCCGCGCTGTCCGGGATCATGCGCCACGAAACGAACATGTGGTACCGCCGCACGTTCGAGGTTCCCAAGAACTGGCAGATCGGCAGGGGACAGCGGCTGCAGCTGCACTTCCAGGCCGTCGACTACGACGCCACGGTCATCGTCAACGGCAAGACCGTCGGCCGCCACACCGGCGGCTACGACGCGTGGTCCGTCGACGTCACCGACGCGCTGACCACGAAGAAGACGCAGGAGATCGTCGTCGGCGTCGCCGACCCGAACGACCAGGGCGGGCAGCCGATCGGCAAGCAGCGCCAGCCCGGCGACGGCATCTTCTACACGCCGACCTCCGGCATCTGGCAGACCGTGTGGATGGAGCCGGTGGCGTCCGCGCACATCGACCGGCTCGACGTCACCCCGGACGTCGCTTCCGGCTCGGTCACGGTGAACGCCGTGGTCGGCGGGCCGGTGAAGCAGCGCGTCGAGGCCGTCGCCTACGACCACGGCCGCCCGGTCGGGCGCGTGTCCGGTGACGCCAACAAGCCGTTGAAACTCAAGGTGGACCGGCCGCACCTGTGGTCGCCGGACGACCCGTTCCTCTACGACCTGCGCGTCAAGCTGTCGGGCGGCGACGAGGTCGGCTCGTACTTCGGCATCCGGTCGATCAGCGTCGGCAAGACCGCCGACGGCAAGCAGCGGATGCTGCTCAACGGCAAGTTCGTCATGCAGGTCGGCCCGCTGGACCAGGGCTTCTGGCCGGACGGCATCTACACCGCGCCGACCGACGCGGCGCTGAAGTTCGACCTGCAGCAGGAGAAGGCGCTCGGCTTCAACATGGTGCGCAAGCACATCAAGGTGGAGCCGGACCGCTGGTACTACTACGCCGACAAGCTGGGCCTGATGGTCTGGCAGGACATGCCGGCGATGAAGGACGACATCGAGCCGTCGCCCGCGTCGCGCGTCAACTACGAGTCCGAGATGCGGCGGATGATCGACCAGCACCGCAGCTTCCCGTCGATCGTCACGTGGGTGCCGTTCAACGAGGGCTGGGGCGACTACGAGGTCGGCCGGATCGCCGACGAGGTCAAGTCCTGGGACCCGTCGCGGCTGGTGAACGCCGAATCGGGCGTCAACTGCTGCCGGTCCGAACCGGACAGCGGCAAGGGTGACATCTACGACGACCACACCTACACCGGCCCCGGAACGCCGATGCAGACCGGGACCCGCGCCGCGGTCGACGGCGAGTACGGCGGCCTCGGCCTCAAGGTCGACGGCCACCAGTTCGACCCGGCGGGCAGCTTCGCCTACGAGATGGAGCCCGACAGCGCGACGCTGACCCGGCGCTACGGCGAGCTGCAGCAGCGCCTGCTGCTGGTCGCCCAGCGGTGCGGCGTCTCGGCCGGCGTCTACACGCAGACCACCGACGTCGAGAAGGAGGTCAACGGCTTCTTCACCTACGACCGGCAGGTGAAGAAGATGGACTTCGCTGCGGTCCGCGCGGCGAACCTCGCGGTCATCAAGGGCGCCACGGGCGCTCCGGTTTCCGGTCCTTCGGTGCCCGCGGGAACGCCGGGGATCGACGGCATCGCGGCGTACCCGTTCGACGAGAACACGGGCACGGTGGCCGCGGACGCGGTCGGCGACCACGACGCGACGCTCGTCGGCGGCGCCTCCTGGACCGAGGGCAAGAGCGGTTCGGCGCTCGCGGTGAACGGGTCAGGCCAGTACGCCGACACGGGTGCCGCGCTGGTGAACACCGAAGGCAGCTACAGCGCGGCGGCATGGGTGAAGTTCACCGCCGTGGGTGACGGCTTCCAGACGATCGTGAGCCAGGACGGCCCGAGCAACAGCGCGTTCTTCCTGCAGTACTCGGGCCAGGACCACCGGCTCGCGATGAGCTTCGTCGGCACGCGGGCCCTGGCGCCCACGGCCCCGGAAGCGAACCGCTGGTACCACGTGGTCGGCGTCCGCGACGCGGCTTCGGGCACGCTGAAGCTGTACGTCGACGGTCAGCTGGCGGCCACGAAGAGCGTCTGCCTCGGCGACGCGTCGACGGGCCACACGGTGATCGGCCGCGGCAAGTACGGCGGCGGCCCGGTCGACTACCTCAACGGCGCGGTCGACCAGGTCCACGTCTACGACCGGGCCCTGTCCGACGCGGACGTCAGCGCGTTGTACAGCAGCGGCAAGTAG
- a CDS encoding carboxymuconolactone decarboxylase family protein — MTEDRFERGHQALIDLNGEETAQRVLDGLADISPKLADSLVAWGFGEIYTRPQLVPRDRQLVTLGMLTALGGCEPQLEVHVNASLNAGLTPEEIVEALLQSAAYCGFPRALNATAVAKKVFGERGLLPVAEARS; from the coding sequence ATGACCGAAGATCGCTTCGAACGCGGCCACCAGGCACTGATCGACCTCAACGGCGAGGAGACCGCGCAGCGTGTGCTCGACGGCCTCGCCGACATCTCCCCGAAGCTGGCCGACAGCCTCGTCGCCTGGGGGTTCGGCGAGATCTACACGCGGCCGCAGCTCGTGCCGCGGGACCGGCAGCTCGTCACGCTCGGCATGCTGACCGCGCTCGGCGGGTGCGAGCCGCAGCTGGAGGTGCACGTCAACGCGTCGCTCAACGCCGGGCTCACCCCCGAGGAGATCGTGGAGGCGCTGTTGCAGTCGGCCGCCTACTGCGGGTTCCCGCGGGCGTTGAACGCGACCGCCGTGGCGAAGAAGGTCTTCGGCGAGCGCGGGCTGCTGCCGGTGGCCGAGGCCCGCTCGTGA